Proteins encoded in a region of the Oncorhynchus gorbuscha isolate QuinsamMale2020 ecotype Even-year linkage group LG16, OgorEven_v1.0, whole genome shotgun sequence genome:
- the e4f1 gene encoding transcription factor E4F1 isoform X3 yields the protein MNVENNNTAETVSEQTDHGNNIVTIQTTLGDEDEDVHKCGRCQSEFCTLEAFIQHKLQQNCTRAQEPQVFAPDGTSATLTRMDGSGLSSDEPDKSNINVLSGEVEVEGHSSRSRRKRGGTGKATVQTEGTEAHSPDGADKPVYRVNKDGRYICQTCEKTFKTTNILRTHMITHSENKNFPCELCGSAFRTKGSLIRHNRRHTDERPYHCNLCGLSFRESGALTRHLKSITPCTEKIRFNQYKEILVSKDGQQKGVEAEAASLAAQQEVEQQEEEEAQAAVVSVVETDSGGQEVIHEVHFHMEVEGEGQEQQVILDQAQADALVAEGDNLICQAIINSGIALEAVTEEVEEAEEQALDGMPKEVLQVRDMEGRMTEIQVMEECVEMEAEEMVDISDKQEDLPPSKSHKCPHCSRSFKALNYLRFHVKGHLGCKPFRCVMCQKEFLTGYLLKKHMEVHLSERRYKCGECGKLYKTIGHVREHMRAHSEERPYNCNSCDKGYKTKNALQVHQRTHAQEKPYVCQFCSRGFREKGSLVRHIRHHTGEKPFKCHKCGRGFAEHGTLNRHLRAKGGCYAGQKEGSGEEGMLVSEEQVSADSLATAAIVSDDPHAVLVEFSSVVADTQEYIIRAPGVEEEEEEEGQGEEVTLIQDNQNQMGNHIMKVVQQIVNQSRGGIGGHQIIVRNVSMDEGTSISDCGDTITIATPENLTAQVAMTLASAISDGTLLAGGGALETPDGTVTMVTTSGGEDMVEVMEQQQEEEFVITSSEEVEIQTVII from the exons ATGAAGATGTCCACAAGTGCGGACGCTGCCAGTCCGAGTTTTGTACGCTGGAGGCATTCATCCAGCACAAGCTTCAGCAGAACTGCACGCGGGCACAGGAACCCCAG GTGTTTGCCCCAGATGGAACCTCTGCTACCTTGACAAGAATGGATGGAAGTGGACTGTCTTCAGATGAACCAGACAAGTCCAACATCAATG TTCTCTCAGGTGAGGTAGAAGTTGAAGGCCACTCCTCTCGAAGTCGTAGGAAGAGGGGTGGCACAGGGAAGGCAACTGTCCAAACAGAGGGGACTGAGGCCCACAGCCCTGACGGTGCAGACAAGCCAGTCTACAGGGTCAACAAAGATGGACGCTACATTTGCCAAACATGTGAGAAGACATTCAAAACG ACAAACATCCTGAGAACCCATATGATCACCCACAGTGAGAATAAGAATTTCCCCTGCGAGCTCTGTGGGAGTGCCTTCCGAACCAAAGGCTCCCTGATTCGTCACAACCGCCGTCACACAG acGAGCGCCCGTACCACTGTAACCTGTGTGGGCTCTCCTTCAGGGAGTCAGGGGCTCTGACCAGACATCTCAAGTCCATCACCCCATGCACTGAGAAGATCCGCTTCAACCAGTACAAGGAGATTCTCGTCAGCAAGGACGGACAGCAGAAAG GAGTAGAGGCAGAGGCCGCCTCATTGGCTGCTCAGCAGGAAGTGGagcagcaggaggaagaggaagcgCAGGCGGCAGTGGTCAGCGTGGTGGAGACTGACAGCGGAGGACAGGAAGTCATCCACGAGGTCCACTTCCacatggaggtagagggagaagggcAGGAACAGCAG GTTATCTTGGACCAGGCTCAGGCAGATGCCCTGGTGGCCGAGGGGGACAACCTCATCTGCCAGGCCATCATCAACTCTGGCATCGCCCTGGAGGCagtcactgaggaggtggaggaggccgAGGAGCAGGCACTGGACGGGATGCCTAAAGAGGTCCTGCAGGTCAGGGACATGGAGGGCAGGATGACAGAGATCCAGGTGATGGAGGAGTGTGTGGAGATGGAAGCTGAGGAGATGGTG GACATATCTGACAAGCAGGAGGATCTGCCGCCGTCTAAAAGTCACAAGTGTCCTCACTGTAGTCGCTCCTTTAAGGCGCTCAACTACCTCCGCTTCCATGTCAAAGGTCACCTCG GCTGCAAGCCCTTCAGGTGTGTGATGTGTCAGAAAGAGTTCCTGACAGGCTACCTGTTGAAGAAGCACATGGAGGTCCACCTGAGTGAGAGGCGGTATAAGTGTGGTGAGTGCGGCAAGCTGTACAAGACCATCGGACACGTCCGGGAACACATGAGGGCCCACTCGGAGGAACGGCCGTACAACTGCAACAGCTGTGACAAGGGATACAAGACCAAG AATGCCTTGCAGGTGCACCAGCGGACGCACGCCCAGGAGAAGCCGTACGTGTGCCAGTTCTGCTCGCGGGGCTTCAGGGAGAAGGGCTCTCTAGTGCGCCACATCCGCCATCACACCGGAGAGAAGCCCTTCAAGTGCCACAAGTGTGGGCGGGGCTTCGCTGAGCATGGCACCCTCAACCGCCATTTACGTGCCAAAG gTGGCTGTTATGCTGGCCAGAAGGAGGGGTCTGGGGAGGAAGGCATGCTGGTCtcagaggagcaggtttctgcaGACAGCCTGGCCACAGCAGCCATCGTGTCAGACGACCCCCACGCTGTGCTGGTGGAGTTCTCCTCTGTGGTGGCTGACACCCAGGAATACATCATTAGG GCcccaggagtggaggaggaggaggaagaagaggggcaGGGCGAGGAGGTGACTCTCATCCAAGACAACCAGAATCAG ATGGGCAACCACATCATGAAGGTGGTGCAGCAGATCGTCAACCAATCACGTGGTGGCATCGGCGGCCACCAAATCATTGTGCGCAATGTCTCCATGGACGAGGGCACATCCATCTCCGACTGTGGTGACACCATCACCATAGCGACGCCTGAGAACCTGACCGCGCAGGTCGCCATGACCCTGGCCTCAGCCATCAGCGACGGAACCCTTCTGGCAGGAGGCGGCGCACTGGAAACGCCCGATGGCACGGTCACCATGGTAACAACATCGGGGGGCGAGGACATGGTCGAGGTGATGgaacagcagcaggaggaggagttTGTTATTACATCATCGGAGGAGGTGGAGATCCAGACAGTCATTATATGA
- the e4f1 gene encoding transcription factor E4F1 isoform X2 — translation MNVENNNTAETVSEQTDHGNNIVTIQTTLGDEDEDVHKCGRCQSEFCTLEAFIQHKLQQNCTRAQEPQVPVNKPRDDIQKVFAPDGTSATLTRMDGSGLSSDEPDKSNINGEVEVEGHSSRSRRKRGGTGKATVQTEGTEAHSPDGADKPVYRVNKDGRYICQTCEKTFKTTNILRTHMITHSENKNFPCELCGSAFRTKGSLIRHNRRHTDERPYHCNLCGLSFRESGALTRHLKSITPCTEKIRFNQYKEILVSKDGQQKGVEAEAASLAAQQEVEQQEEEEAQAAVVSVVETDSGGQEVIHEVHFHMEVEGEGQEQQVILDQAQADALVAEGDNLICQAIINSGIALEAVTEEVEEAEEQALDGMPKEVLQVRDMEGRMTEIQVMEECVEMEAEEMVDISDKQEDLPPSKSHKCPHCSRSFKALNYLRFHVKGHLGCKPFRCVMCQKEFLTGYLLKKHMEVHLSERRYKCGECGKLYKTIGHVREHMRAHSEERPYNCNSCDKGYKTKNALQVHQRTHAQEKPYVCQFCSRGFREKGSLVRHIRHHTGEKPFKCHKCGRGFAEHGTLNRHLRAKGGCYAGQKEGSGEEGMLVSEEQVSADSLATAAIVSDDPHAVLVEFSSVVADTQEYIIRAPGVEEEEEEEGQGEEVTLIQDNQNQMGNHIMKVVQQIVNQSRGGIGGHQIIVRNVSMDEGTSISDCGDTITIATPENLTAQVAMTLASAISDGTLLAGGGALETPDGTVTMVTTSGGEDMVEVMEQQQEEEFVITSSEEVEIQTVII, via the exons ATGAAGATGTCCACAAGTGCGGACGCTGCCAGTCCGAGTTTTGTACGCTGGAGGCATTCATCCAGCACAAGCTTCAGCAGAACTGCACGCGGGCACAGGAACCCCAGGTGCCCGTCAATAAACCCCGAGATGACATCCAAAAA GTGTTTGCCCCAGATGGAACCTCTGCTACCTTGACAAGAATGGATGGAAGTGGACTGTCTTCAGATGAACCAGACAAGTCCAACATCAATG GTGAGGTAGAAGTTGAAGGCCACTCCTCTCGAAGTCGTAGGAAGAGGGGTGGCACAGGGAAGGCAACTGTCCAAACAGAGGGGACTGAGGCCCACAGCCCTGACGGTGCAGACAAGCCAGTCTACAGGGTCAACAAAGATGGACGCTACATTTGCCAAACATGTGAGAAGACATTCAAAACG ACAAACATCCTGAGAACCCATATGATCACCCACAGTGAGAATAAGAATTTCCCCTGCGAGCTCTGTGGGAGTGCCTTCCGAACCAAAGGCTCCCTGATTCGTCACAACCGCCGTCACACAG acGAGCGCCCGTACCACTGTAACCTGTGTGGGCTCTCCTTCAGGGAGTCAGGGGCTCTGACCAGACATCTCAAGTCCATCACCCCATGCACTGAGAAGATCCGCTTCAACCAGTACAAGGAGATTCTCGTCAGCAAGGACGGACAGCAGAAAG GAGTAGAGGCAGAGGCCGCCTCATTGGCTGCTCAGCAGGAAGTGGagcagcaggaggaagaggaagcgCAGGCGGCAGTGGTCAGCGTGGTGGAGACTGACAGCGGAGGACAGGAAGTCATCCACGAGGTCCACTTCCacatggaggtagagggagaagggcAGGAACAGCAG GTTATCTTGGACCAGGCTCAGGCAGATGCCCTGGTGGCCGAGGGGGACAACCTCATCTGCCAGGCCATCATCAACTCTGGCATCGCCCTGGAGGCagtcactgaggaggtggaggaggccgAGGAGCAGGCACTGGACGGGATGCCTAAAGAGGTCCTGCAGGTCAGGGACATGGAGGGCAGGATGACAGAGATCCAGGTGATGGAGGAGTGTGTGGAGATGGAAGCTGAGGAGATGGTG GACATATCTGACAAGCAGGAGGATCTGCCGCCGTCTAAAAGTCACAAGTGTCCTCACTGTAGTCGCTCCTTTAAGGCGCTCAACTACCTCCGCTTCCATGTCAAAGGTCACCTCG GCTGCAAGCCCTTCAGGTGTGTGATGTGTCAGAAAGAGTTCCTGACAGGCTACCTGTTGAAGAAGCACATGGAGGTCCACCTGAGTGAGAGGCGGTATAAGTGTGGTGAGTGCGGCAAGCTGTACAAGACCATCGGACACGTCCGGGAACACATGAGGGCCCACTCGGAGGAACGGCCGTACAACTGCAACAGCTGTGACAAGGGATACAAGACCAAG AATGCCTTGCAGGTGCACCAGCGGACGCACGCCCAGGAGAAGCCGTACGTGTGCCAGTTCTGCTCGCGGGGCTTCAGGGAGAAGGGCTCTCTAGTGCGCCACATCCGCCATCACACCGGAGAGAAGCCCTTCAAGTGCCACAAGTGTGGGCGGGGCTTCGCTGAGCATGGCACCCTCAACCGCCATTTACGTGCCAAAG gTGGCTGTTATGCTGGCCAGAAGGAGGGGTCTGGGGAGGAAGGCATGCTGGTCtcagaggagcaggtttctgcaGACAGCCTGGCCACAGCAGCCATCGTGTCAGACGACCCCCACGCTGTGCTGGTGGAGTTCTCCTCTGTGGTGGCTGACACCCAGGAATACATCATTAGG GCcccaggagtggaggaggaggaggaagaagaggggcaGGGCGAGGAGGTGACTCTCATCCAAGACAACCAGAATCAG ATGGGCAACCACATCATGAAGGTGGTGCAGCAGATCGTCAACCAATCACGTGGTGGCATCGGCGGCCACCAAATCATTGTGCGCAATGTCTCCATGGACGAGGGCACATCCATCTCCGACTGTGGTGACACCATCACCATAGCGACGCCTGAGAACCTGACCGCGCAGGTCGCCATGACCCTGGCCTCAGCCATCAGCGACGGAACCCTTCTGGCAGGAGGCGGCGCACTGGAAACGCCCGATGGCACGGTCACCATGGTAACAACATCGGGGGGCGAGGACATGGTCGAGGTGATGgaacagcagcaggaggaggagttTGTTATTACATCATCGGAGGAGGTGGAGATCCAGACAGTCATTATATGA
- the e4f1 gene encoding transcription factor E4F1 isoform X1, with product MNVENNNTAETVSEQTDHGNNIVTIQTTLGDEDEDVHKCGRCQSEFCTLEAFIQHKLQQNCTRAQEPQVPVNKPRDDIQKVFAPDGTSATLTRMDGSGLSSDEPDKSNINVLSGEVEVEGHSSRSRRKRGGTGKATVQTEGTEAHSPDGADKPVYRVNKDGRYICQTCEKTFKTTNILRTHMITHSENKNFPCELCGSAFRTKGSLIRHNRRHTDERPYHCNLCGLSFRESGALTRHLKSITPCTEKIRFNQYKEILVSKDGQQKGVEAEAASLAAQQEVEQQEEEEAQAAVVSVVETDSGGQEVIHEVHFHMEVEGEGQEQQVILDQAQADALVAEGDNLICQAIINSGIALEAVTEEVEEAEEQALDGMPKEVLQVRDMEGRMTEIQVMEECVEMEAEEMVDISDKQEDLPPSKSHKCPHCSRSFKALNYLRFHVKGHLGCKPFRCVMCQKEFLTGYLLKKHMEVHLSERRYKCGECGKLYKTIGHVREHMRAHSEERPYNCNSCDKGYKTKNALQVHQRTHAQEKPYVCQFCSRGFREKGSLVRHIRHHTGEKPFKCHKCGRGFAEHGTLNRHLRAKGGCYAGQKEGSGEEGMLVSEEQVSADSLATAAIVSDDPHAVLVEFSSVVADTQEYIIRAPGVEEEEEEEGQGEEVTLIQDNQNQMGNHIMKVVQQIVNQSRGGIGGHQIIVRNVSMDEGTSISDCGDTITIATPENLTAQVAMTLASAISDGTLLAGGGALETPDGTVTMVTTSGGEDMVEVMEQQQEEEFVITSSEEVEIQTVII from the exons ATGAAGATGTCCACAAGTGCGGACGCTGCCAGTCCGAGTTTTGTACGCTGGAGGCATTCATCCAGCACAAGCTTCAGCAGAACTGCACGCGGGCACAGGAACCCCAGGTGCCCGTCAATAAACCCCGAGATGACATCCAAAAA GTGTTTGCCCCAGATGGAACCTCTGCTACCTTGACAAGAATGGATGGAAGTGGACTGTCTTCAGATGAACCAGACAAGTCCAACATCAATG TTCTCTCAGGTGAGGTAGAAGTTGAAGGCCACTCCTCTCGAAGTCGTAGGAAGAGGGGTGGCACAGGGAAGGCAACTGTCCAAACAGAGGGGACTGAGGCCCACAGCCCTGACGGTGCAGACAAGCCAGTCTACAGGGTCAACAAAGATGGACGCTACATTTGCCAAACATGTGAGAAGACATTCAAAACG ACAAACATCCTGAGAACCCATATGATCACCCACAGTGAGAATAAGAATTTCCCCTGCGAGCTCTGTGGGAGTGCCTTCCGAACCAAAGGCTCCCTGATTCGTCACAACCGCCGTCACACAG acGAGCGCCCGTACCACTGTAACCTGTGTGGGCTCTCCTTCAGGGAGTCAGGGGCTCTGACCAGACATCTCAAGTCCATCACCCCATGCACTGAGAAGATCCGCTTCAACCAGTACAAGGAGATTCTCGTCAGCAAGGACGGACAGCAGAAAG GAGTAGAGGCAGAGGCCGCCTCATTGGCTGCTCAGCAGGAAGTGGagcagcaggaggaagaggaagcgCAGGCGGCAGTGGTCAGCGTGGTGGAGACTGACAGCGGAGGACAGGAAGTCATCCACGAGGTCCACTTCCacatggaggtagagggagaagggcAGGAACAGCAG GTTATCTTGGACCAGGCTCAGGCAGATGCCCTGGTGGCCGAGGGGGACAACCTCATCTGCCAGGCCATCATCAACTCTGGCATCGCCCTGGAGGCagtcactgaggaggtggaggaggccgAGGAGCAGGCACTGGACGGGATGCCTAAAGAGGTCCTGCAGGTCAGGGACATGGAGGGCAGGATGACAGAGATCCAGGTGATGGAGGAGTGTGTGGAGATGGAAGCTGAGGAGATGGTG GACATATCTGACAAGCAGGAGGATCTGCCGCCGTCTAAAAGTCACAAGTGTCCTCACTGTAGTCGCTCCTTTAAGGCGCTCAACTACCTCCGCTTCCATGTCAAAGGTCACCTCG GCTGCAAGCCCTTCAGGTGTGTGATGTGTCAGAAAGAGTTCCTGACAGGCTACCTGTTGAAGAAGCACATGGAGGTCCACCTGAGTGAGAGGCGGTATAAGTGTGGTGAGTGCGGCAAGCTGTACAAGACCATCGGACACGTCCGGGAACACATGAGGGCCCACTCGGAGGAACGGCCGTACAACTGCAACAGCTGTGACAAGGGATACAAGACCAAG AATGCCTTGCAGGTGCACCAGCGGACGCACGCCCAGGAGAAGCCGTACGTGTGCCAGTTCTGCTCGCGGGGCTTCAGGGAGAAGGGCTCTCTAGTGCGCCACATCCGCCATCACACCGGAGAGAAGCCCTTCAAGTGCCACAAGTGTGGGCGGGGCTTCGCTGAGCATGGCACCCTCAACCGCCATTTACGTGCCAAAG gTGGCTGTTATGCTGGCCAGAAGGAGGGGTCTGGGGAGGAAGGCATGCTGGTCtcagaggagcaggtttctgcaGACAGCCTGGCCACAGCAGCCATCGTGTCAGACGACCCCCACGCTGTGCTGGTGGAGTTCTCCTCTGTGGTGGCTGACACCCAGGAATACATCATTAGG GCcccaggagtggaggaggaggaggaagaagaggggcaGGGCGAGGAGGTGACTCTCATCCAAGACAACCAGAATCAG ATGGGCAACCACATCATGAAGGTGGTGCAGCAGATCGTCAACCAATCACGTGGTGGCATCGGCGGCCACCAAATCATTGTGCGCAATGTCTCCATGGACGAGGGCACATCCATCTCCGACTGTGGTGACACCATCACCATAGCGACGCCTGAGAACCTGACCGCGCAGGTCGCCATGACCCTGGCCTCAGCCATCAGCGACGGAACCCTTCTGGCAGGAGGCGGCGCACTGGAAACGCCCGATGGCACGGTCACCATGGTAACAACATCGGGGGGCGAGGACATGGTCGAGGTGATGgaacagcagcaggaggaggagttTGTTATTACATCATCGGAGGAGGTGGAGATCCAGACAGTCATTATATGA
- the e4f1 gene encoding transcription factor E4F1 isoform X4, translating to MNVENNNTAETVSEQTDHGNNIVTIQTTLGDEDEDVHKCGRCQSEFCTLEAFIQHKLQQNCTRAQEPQVFAPDGTSATLTRMDGSGLSSDEPDKSNINGEVEVEGHSSRSRRKRGGTGKATVQTEGTEAHSPDGADKPVYRVNKDGRYICQTCEKTFKTTNILRTHMITHSENKNFPCELCGSAFRTKGSLIRHNRRHTDERPYHCNLCGLSFRESGALTRHLKSITPCTEKIRFNQYKEILVSKDGQQKGVEAEAASLAAQQEVEQQEEEEAQAAVVSVVETDSGGQEVIHEVHFHMEVEGEGQEQQVILDQAQADALVAEGDNLICQAIINSGIALEAVTEEVEEAEEQALDGMPKEVLQVRDMEGRMTEIQVMEECVEMEAEEMVDISDKQEDLPPSKSHKCPHCSRSFKALNYLRFHVKGHLGCKPFRCVMCQKEFLTGYLLKKHMEVHLSERRYKCGECGKLYKTIGHVREHMRAHSEERPYNCNSCDKGYKTKNALQVHQRTHAQEKPYVCQFCSRGFREKGSLVRHIRHHTGEKPFKCHKCGRGFAEHGTLNRHLRAKGGCYAGQKEGSGEEGMLVSEEQVSADSLATAAIVSDDPHAVLVEFSSVVADTQEYIIRAPGVEEEEEEEGQGEEVTLIQDNQNQMGNHIMKVVQQIVNQSRGGIGGHQIIVRNVSMDEGTSISDCGDTITIATPENLTAQVAMTLASAISDGTLLAGGGALETPDGTVTMVTTSGGEDMVEVMEQQQEEEFVITSSEEVEIQTVII from the exons ATGAAGATGTCCACAAGTGCGGACGCTGCCAGTCCGAGTTTTGTACGCTGGAGGCATTCATCCAGCACAAGCTTCAGCAGAACTGCACGCGGGCACAGGAACCCCAG GTGTTTGCCCCAGATGGAACCTCTGCTACCTTGACAAGAATGGATGGAAGTGGACTGTCTTCAGATGAACCAGACAAGTCCAACATCAATG GTGAGGTAGAAGTTGAAGGCCACTCCTCTCGAAGTCGTAGGAAGAGGGGTGGCACAGGGAAGGCAACTGTCCAAACAGAGGGGACTGAGGCCCACAGCCCTGACGGTGCAGACAAGCCAGTCTACAGGGTCAACAAAGATGGACGCTACATTTGCCAAACATGTGAGAAGACATTCAAAACG ACAAACATCCTGAGAACCCATATGATCACCCACAGTGAGAATAAGAATTTCCCCTGCGAGCTCTGTGGGAGTGCCTTCCGAACCAAAGGCTCCCTGATTCGTCACAACCGCCGTCACACAG acGAGCGCCCGTACCACTGTAACCTGTGTGGGCTCTCCTTCAGGGAGTCAGGGGCTCTGACCAGACATCTCAAGTCCATCACCCCATGCACTGAGAAGATCCGCTTCAACCAGTACAAGGAGATTCTCGTCAGCAAGGACGGACAGCAGAAAG GAGTAGAGGCAGAGGCCGCCTCATTGGCTGCTCAGCAGGAAGTGGagcagcaggaggaagaggaagcgCAGGCGGCAGTGGTCAGCGTGGTGGAGACTGACAGCGGAGGACAGGAAGTCATCCACGAGGTCCACTTCCacatggaggtagagggagaagggcAGGAACAGCAG GTTATCTTGGACCAGGCTCAGGCAGATGCCCTGGTGGCCGAGGGGGACAACCTCATCTGCCAGGCCATCATCAACTCTGGCATCGCCCTGGAGGCagtcactgaggaggtggaggaggccgAGGAGCAGGCACTGGACGGGATGCCTAAAGAGGTCCTGCAGGTCAGGGACATGGAGGGCAGGATGACAGAGATCCAGGTGATGGAGGAGTGTGTGGAGATGGAAGCTGAGGAGATGGTG GACATATCTGACAAGCAGGAGGATCTGCCGCCGTCTAAAAGTCACAAGTGTCCTCACTGTAGTCGCTCCTTTAAGGCGCTCAACTACCTCCGCTTCCATGTCAAAGGTCACCTCG GCTGCAAGCCCTTCAGGTGTGTGATGTGTCAGAAAGAGTTCCTGACAGGCTACCTGTTGAAGAAGCACATGGAGGTCCACCTGAGTGAGAGGCGGTATAAGTGTGGTGAGTGCGGCAAGCTGTACAAGACCATCGGACACGTCCGGGAACACATGAGGGCCCACTCGGAGGAACGGCCGTACAACTGCAACAGCTGTGACAAGGGATACAAGACCAAG AATGCCTTGCAGGTGCACCAGCGGACGCACGCCCAGGAGAAGCCGTACGTGTGCCAGTTCTGCTCGCGGGGCTTCAGGGAGAAGGGCTCTCTAGTGCGCCACATCCGCCATCACACCGGAGAGAAGCCCTTCAAGTGCCACAAGTGTGGGCGGGGCTTCGCTGAGCATGGCACCCTCAACCGCCATTTACGTGCCAAAG gTGGCTGTTATGCTGGCCAGAAGGAGGGGTCTGGGGAGGAAGGCATGCTGGTCtcagaggagcaggtttctgcaGACAGCCTGGCCACAGCAGCCATCGTGTCAGACGACCCCCACGCTGTGCTGGTGGAGTTCTCCTCTGTGGTGGCTGACACCCAGGAATACATCATTAGG GCcccaggagtggaggaggaggaggaagaagaggggcaGGGCGAGGAGGTGACTCTCATCCAAGACAACCAGAATCAG ATGGGCAACCACATCATGAAGGTGGTGCAGCAGATCGTCAACCAATCACGTGGTGGCATCGGCGGCCACCAAATCATTGTGCGCAATGTCTCCATGGACGAGGGCACATCCATCTCCGACTGTGGTGACACCATCACCATAGCGACGCCTGAGAACCTGACCGCGCAGGTCGCCATGACCCTGGCCTCAGCCATCAGCGACGGAACCCTTCTGGCAGGAGGCGGCGCACTGGAAACGCCCGATGGCACGGTCACCATGGTAACAACATCGGGGGGCGAGGACATGGTCGAGGTGATGgaacagcagcaggaggaggagttTGTTATTACATCATCGGAGGAGGTGGAGATCCAGACAGTCATTATATGA